The genomic DNA GGATTCAACAACATTTCTTTGTCAGAATATAATGTAGTTTTGATTCTAAAAATAAATTTTAAAAATCGCATAAAAAAAAGACTCAGATGAGTCTTTTAAAAATCTATATTAAAAATGATGATTTATGCATCAGGGTCAAAATTCTTAAGGTTTGGACCAGCAACAAGACCAACAAGGCCAAAAAGGACTAAAGAACCAATTCCAAAGCCTGCTGCCCAAGGGTTGAAACCACCTAAAGCAAAAGAAGCTAATAAATTCATGATTTTAAAACATAATATCTCCGAGTAAGCATACAGATTTTTATGAAAAATATACCTATATTGAGACATTTCTTCGTAATTATTAGAATCCTTTAACTATCCCTTTATAAAAAATCCACAAAATTTTTATTATTTGTTTTATTATCGAGGAATTACTATTTAGTTGGCACACTTTAAGACCATCAAAAAATTTTTTTCTAATGACTTCCAACTATACTTTTATTTATGATGGAGAATGCCCATTCTGCAATCATTTTGCTGAGCTCCTTGAGATCAAAAGCAAGTTAAATAATATTAAAATTCTTGATGGTCGTAAAAATTTAACTCTGATTAAATCCCTTCTAGCTAAAGGTTATGACCTAGATAAAGGAGCTATTCTCCTGAAAGATGAAGATATCTTTCATGGAGCAGATGCAATTAATACTATTTGCAAACAGATAAATAATCCCTCCAGTAGTTTACTTTTTTTACTTTCTAGAGTGTTTAAATCAAATAAACGAACAAATTTAATATTTCCTTTCCTAGTAAGAGCCAGAAGATTCGCTTTGATATCAAAAGGTATATCAACATCCCTGGTTTAAAAATAAAAACTTTCTAAATATTAAATAACATATTTATAAGCTTCTGTATCAAAAAATGATAATTAATTATTTCTTAGCTAGAACTAGATGGTAACAACAAGTATTAAATGATAGAAAACTTCAATCCCTTTATTTCATTGGGCGGTGATAACCAAAAAGTTAATCATATGGCTGAAGCGGCACTTGAAATGAATTTAACCTGCAATGATTTAAA from Prochlorococcus marinus str. GP2 includes the following:
- a CDS encoding DCC1-like thiol-disulfide oxidoreductase family protein; this translates as MTSNYTFIYDGECPFCNHFAELLEIKSKLNNIKILDGRKNLTLIKSLLAKGYDLDKGAILLKDEDIFHGADAINTICKQINNPSSSLLFLLSRVFKSNKRTNLIFPFLVRARRFALISKGISTSLV